From Pseudoalteromonas sp. Scap06:
GCGCTATCATTTTTTTTACGACAACCTTGGCGATATTCTTGCTCGCGATAGCCATTTAAAACAGGGTTACATTGATTTTCAGCAGGAATTACTTGAGCAGGTACGTAACATCATTTTGGCCTTGCGGGATAGTGAAATTATTGCCATTGATGAACAAGATGCCATTGAACTTGCTCATACGCTAAAATTAACGGTTAGCTTTTGGACACCCTATATGAAAGCAAGAAGACTAAGTGGTGTGCTGGTTGAGCAAGATATATACCCTGGTATTGTAAAAGTACTGACTTTATTTAAGGCTTACAGTACAGAAAAAAGCGCAAATAAAATTAATCAGTTAAGAGACAAGTACGCACTTTTAGCAAATGCTGCCCCCCAGAATCCTTAAGCCTGTTGAGTTGGTTAGTTCCTAGGCGTTAAATTTTTTGCTATAATCCGCCGCGCCCAATGCCTGGGTGCGCGAATTCCCGCAGTCTAAGAGTTGAACTATGCTTAAATTTATCGTCAAACTTCACCCTGAAATAGCCATCAAAAGCCGTTCAGTCCGTAAACGCTTTACCAAAGTGTTAGAAAATAACATTAAAATTGTATTGCGTCGTGTTGACGAAAAAGTACAAGTACGTAATAACTGGGATAATATTTCAGTTGTTACAAAACTAGATGATGCTCAAACTCGCCTTGATTTTATTGATAGCTTGCAGCGCATTCCTGGCATCGTACAGTTTATTGAAGTGACCGAAACAGACTTTAAAACCCTTGATGACATCTATCAAAAAACCATTGCGTTAGTTGGCCACACTATTATTGGTAAAACCTTTTGTGTACGTGCTAAGCGCATAGGTCAACATGATTTTACTTCAACTGAATTAGAGCGCTACGTTGGTGGCGGGCTTAATCAACATGTTGAAGGAGCCCGAGTAAAGCTAAGCCGCCCTGAGGTAACGATTCGTTTAGAAATTAAAGACGAAAAAGCCTACATAGTGACGCAAACCCATTTAGGAATGGCGGGCTTTCCACTGCCAACACAAGACGATGTATTATCGCTTATGTCTGGTGGATTTGATTCTGGCGTTGCCAGTTATCAGATGATCCGTAAAGGCGCTCGTACACACTTTTTATTCTTTAACTTAGGTGGCGCTGCCCATGAAATTGGGGT
This genomic window contains:
- a CDS encoding TetR/AcrR family transcriptional regulator, which encodes MNTKDKIIQTSISLFNEHGERAISTNHIASSLGMSPGNLYYHFKNKEDIIRHIFALYRDHLSTHFKPVDKGDDAFEHLGPYLDSLFELMWRYHFFYDNLGDILARDSHLKQGYIDFQQELLEQVRNIILALRDSEIIAIDEQDAIELAHTLKLTVSFWTPYMKARRLSGVLVEQDIYPGIVKVLTLFKAYSTEKSANKINQLRDKYALLANAAPQNP